A section of the Delphinus delphis chromosome 1, mDelDel1.2, whole genome shotgun sequence genome encodes:
- the ARTN gene encoding artemin, whose product MEPGRGSPSVLPLWPRPRRQGFLLPPEAPPRLSEQPALWPTLAALALLSSIAEGEASLGPAPSSPVPREGPAPAPAPPAGPLPGGRAAGLCGGRARRLPPPPPAPSPSPAAPRGPRAARAGGQGGRGSRGSRARAAGARGCRLRSQLVPVRALGLGHHSDELVRFRFCSGSCRRARSPHDLSLASLLGAGALRPPPGPRPVSQPCCRPTRYEAVSFMDVNSTWRTVDRLSATACGCLG is encoded by the exons ATGGAGCCTGGACGTGGAAGCCCTTCTGTGCTGCCCCTCTGGCCCCGGCCTAGGCGGCAG GGTTTCCTCCTACCCCCTGAGGCTCCACCTCGTCTCTCCGAGCAGCCTGCCCTGTGGCCTACCCTGGCCGCTCTGGCCCTGCTGAGCAGCATCGCCGAGGGCGAGGCCTCCCTGGGCCCCGCGCCCAGCAGCCCGGTCCCCCGAGAAGGCCCCGCGCCGGCCCCGGCGCCCCCCGCGGGCCCCCTGCCTG GGGGCCGCGCGGCCGGTCTGTGCGGCGGAAGAGCCCGGCGGctgccgcccccgccgcccgcgcCCTCGCCCTCGCCCGCTGCCCCCCGAGGGCCCCGCGCTGCGCGGGCTGGGGGCCAGGGCGGCCGCGGGAGCCGGGGGAGCCGCGCGCGGGCCGCGGGGGCGCGGGGCTGCCGCCTGCGCTCTCAGCTGGTGCCGGTGCGCGCGCTCGGCTTGGGCCACCACTCCGACGAGCTGGTGCGTTTCCGCTTCTGCAGCGGCTCCTGCCGCCGCGCGCGCTCCCCGCATGACCTCAGTCTGGCCAGCCTGCTGGGCGCCGGGGCCCTGCGGCCGCCCCCCGGCCCGCGGCCCGTCAGCCAGCCCTGCTGCCGACCCACGCGCTACGAGGCCGTCTCCTTCATGGACGTCAACAGCACCTGGAGGACCGTGGACCGCCTCTCGGCCACTGCCTGCGGCTGTCTGGGCTGA